The stretch of DNA CTGGCGGCAACCTACCGCGCAGTGAACCTTCAGGAGCTGGTGCGCAGCACCGCGAACCAGGTGCTGGTGCATCAGTTTTCCTCTTTAACGCTGGACGACGTACTCAGCGAGCGGCGTGACGACCTTGCCCTGCAGATTAACCGCGCCGTGCAGCAGCAGCTGGATAACCTGAACAGCGGCGTGGAGATTCTTTCTACCGTCGTTGAGGCAATTCATCCCCCTGCCGGAGCAGCCGACGCGTTTCACGGCGTGCAGGCCGCGCAAATTGCGGCCCAGTCGCTGATCCTCCGGGAGCGTGGCAGTGCGGCAGAAAAAGCCGCGCTGGCCGCAACTAATGCGGCGGTGCGCCAGAACACGGCACAAATCAACGCCACCGAAGCGTTAAGCCTGGCTCAGGCCACGGCGACCCGCTTTGCCGCGCAGAAAAATGCGTACCAGCAGGCCGGGCAGGTCTTTATTGACGAGCTTTGGTTTAAGCAGCTTCAGCTGGCGCTCAGCGGCCGTCCTTTGCTGGTTATCGACCAGCGGATCGGGGCCGGTTCTCCGCCGACGCTTGACCTGCGTGATTTCCCCACTTCGACCGATGCAGCGCGCCGCGATGCGCCAGCTAAACCCGCACAGGAGCTTTCCCGGTGAGCCACTCGCACTCTCATGGACATCATCACCATCATCATGGTCACGGCTGTGGCCACGATCGTTCTTCTGCCCCGGAAGGTGGTAAAAAAGGGATCTGGAAGCGTATTACCGCCGCCGCTGTGCTGGTGCTTATCCTGCTTGCTGCCGCGAGCCTGGTACAGGTGCGATCCGGCGAATCGCTGGTGATCACTCGCTTTGGTAAACCCGTTCGGGTGCTGCTTGAGCCGGGGCTTGCCTGGCGAATTCCGGCGCCTTTTGAAACCGCAACGGTGGTGGATCTGCGCCTGCGGACGACATCAAGCGGGCTGCAGGATGTAGGCACTCGCGATGGTCTGAGGATCATCGTTCAGTCCTATGCGGTGTGGGAAGTAGACAACACGCCTGAGCACGTGCAGCGCTTTATGCGGGCGGTGCAGAATCAGCCGGATGAAGCGGCGCGCCAGATCCGTACTTATTTAGGTTCAGCGCTGGAAACCACCGCCAGCGGCTTCACGCTTTCTCAACTGGTGAATACCGACGGCAAGCAGGTGCAGCTGGCGCAGTTTGAATCGCATCTTCAGCAGCAAATCAGCCAGCCGCTGCTGCAAAGCTACGGCATCCGGCTGGTACAAATGGGCACCGAGCGCCTGACGCTACCTGCCGTCACGCTTAATGCCACCGTTGACCGTATGCGCGCCGAGCGTGAAACCATCGCCATTGAACGTACGGCGGAAGGTAAACGCGCGGCGGCAGAAATTCGCTCCGCAGCCGATCGCGATGCCCGTATTACCGAGGCGCAGGCTTCGGTGAAAGCGGCGGATATTGAGGCTCAGGCTCAGGTGCAAACGGCCTCTATTTACGGCAAAGCCTATGCCAGCGCGCCACAGCTTTACAGCCTGCTGCGCCAGATTGATGCCCTTAGCGGCATGGTCAATGCGCAAACCCGGCTGGTGCTGCGTACCGATGCCAAACCGTTCAGCCTGCTGGTTGACGGGCCACAGATGGATAAAGCTGCGGATAAAAAACCATGACCGAACGGCAAAAACTTGAGCCCGGCGGGCCGTGGACGCAGTCGATCCGGCTGGCGTTTATCGCCATCTTTGTGCTGACGCTGTTTGCCGCCGGAGCCTGGCTGCTGTCAAACGTCCGGCAGATCCCGGCGGGAAGCAGGGCGGTAGTGCTGCGTTTTGGCGCAGAGCAACGTGTCGCCGAGCCGGGGCTGTTGCTTGCCTGGCCCGCGCCGGTGAATGAAGTGGTGATGGTGCCGGGGGCGGATCGGGTGATTGAGCACCGGGTGACCGCCCTGCTGCGTTCGCCCGAGGCGCAAAGTCTGGATATTAACGGCGGTCCTGGGAACGACGCTGTTTCGGGTTCCGGCTTCCTGCTGACCGGTGATGCGGGCGTGGTACAGCTGGATATCAGCGTGTTCTACCGGGTCAGAACGCCGACAGCCTATGTGCTCCAGGGCAAACATGTGTTGCCGCTGCTCGACAGGCTGGTTGAACGCGCGGCGGTGGCGGTCTGTGCTTCACGCGATCTGGATACTATTCTGGTCGCCCGCCCCGAAATGCCGGGCAACGACATGAACGTTGCCCAGCAGCGCGAACAGCTGCGCAGTGACGTGCAGCGTAACATTGAGCAAAACCTGCTGCGGCTTCAGCAGTCGGGAAGCGACGCGGGTATAACGCTTGAGCGAGTGACCGTTCAGTCCGCCTTACCCCTGGCAACCGTGACGGCGTTCAATGCGGTATTAACTGCCAGCCAGCAGGCGTCGAAAGCGGTGGCGACCGCGCAAAGTGACGCTTCGTTAACGCGCCAGAAGGCGGTGCAGCAGGCCGATCAGATGCTGCAAACCGCCCAGGCAAACGCGCAGGAAAGCGTGGCTAAAGCGCAGTCGGATACCGCGACTATCGCCCATCTGGCCAGCAACCATGACGACCCAGATTTGCTGGGGCGAATTTACCGTCAGCGGATAGCCGAGATTTTGTCCCGGGCCGGATCGGTGATTACCGTGTCGCCGCAGGATGACGCTCATCTGATTTTGCAGGGCGTGGCGCAAAAAGAGGCGGCTAAACCATGACTTCTTCAGTCCAGGCCGGCGGGGCGCTGACCCGTCAGGAACAGAAACATATTACTCGCCAGCTGCTGCTGGCGCTGATTGCCAGCGGGGCGCTTATTCTCGGCCTGCTCTGGCGCTGGCTAGCGCCTCAGCAGGTTGCCGTCGGCGATTTACTGCTGGGCGCGGCATCCCTCGTTGTGGCGGTACCGGTGCTGCGGCATGCGCTGCACAGCTTGCGTTACCCCAGCCTGCACGGGCTGACAGACCAGCTCATTGCGCTGGCTTTGCTGGGCGCATGGGCGACGGGCGATCTTCTGACGGCCGCGCTGCTGCCGCTGATCATGATTGTCGGGCATATTCTTGAAGAGCGCAGCGTGATCGGCTCTCAGGAAGCTATCGAAGCGCTGAGCAAGCTCACGCGCAGCCGCGCCAGACGCGTTGGCGCTGACGGTCAGTTGCAGGATATCGACAACCACGATCTTGAACCTGGTGATGTGGTTGAGGTGCGTGCCGGGGATCATATTCCCGCCGATGGCCTGGTGCTGGAGGGCAAAGCAAGCCTGGATACGGCGCCGATCACCGGTGAGTCGGTACCGCAGGAAGTTGAGCCCGGTGCCGAAGTTTTTGGTGGGGCGATAAACCTTGATGGCCTGCTGCGCATCCGGGTCACGCGTACCGGGGAAACGTCGACGTTGGGGCGTGTAATCGCTCTGATGCAAAGCGCCGAGCAGGCAAGTCCGCCGATAACCCGGCTGCTGGAGCGCCATGCGGCTCGCTATCTGTTGCTGGTGTTGATGATTGCCGCCAGCACCTGGTTCCTGACGCAGGATGCCCAGGCGATGCTGGCGGTATTGGTGGCTGCCTGCCCGTGTGCGCTTGTGCTCTCCGCGCCAGCTTCCTCTATTGCCGGGCTGACGGTTGCCGCCCGCCACGGCATTTTAATTCGTGGCGCTGCTTTTCTTGAGGAACTGGCGGAGATCAACGCCGTGGTGGTCGACAAGACAGGGACTCTGACGCACGGCAAGCTGCACCTGCAGGCTGTGGGACCTTTTGGCGATACCGATCCTGATATGCTGAAAACCCTGGCGGCCAGCCTCGGGGCGACGAGTAACCATCCGGTTAGCCGTGCGCTGAGCGAGATTGTTTCACGCGAAGCCTGGCTCCCGCTCGATAACGTGCGCGAACATCAGGGATTAGGCGTTTCTGCTTCTACCCCACAGGGCGAAGCCGTACTCGGCAGGCGCGAACTGTTGGCCACAACGCTTGCTGACTTACCGGATGCCCCGGAGCATGATGGCCCGATTGTCGGGCTGGCGCTGGATGGGCGTTTTCTTGGCTGGCTGCTGCTGGCCGATAGCCTGCGCGGTGAGGCGGCCACGGCGATGGCAGAGCTACGCGAGCTTGGGCTGAACCGTCAGCTTTTACTGACCGGCGATCGCCAGTCGGTTGCCGACCGCATTGCGCAGCAGGTGGGTATTGTCGACGTGGTAGCTGGCGCGCTTCCCGCGGATAAGCTGGAGCAGGTGAAGCTGCAAATCGACAGCGGTTACCGGCCAATGGTTATCGGCGACGGCATCAACGATTCGCTGGCGCTCAAGGCGGGAGTGGTCGGCGTGGCGATGGGGGCCGGAGGCTCTGATATTGCGATGTCGTCGGCGGATATTGTACTGATAGGCAGCGATCTTCGTCGGCTGGGCACCTGCGTGCGCTTAAGCCGCCGCTGCCGCTGTACTTTGCAGGTCAACGTATTTATCGGGCTCGGCTGGACGCTGGCGATTGTCGCGATGGCGGCTTTTGGCTGGCTGGGGGCATCGGGCGCAGTTGTCGCCGCGCTGCTGCATAATCTCAGCACGCTGCTGGTGCTGGGCAATGCCGGCCGGCTATTAAGGTTTGAAGAAAAGCTGAGCGAGCAGAAATAAAAAAACCGCCTTCGTGATGAAGGCGGTTTGCTTTTCGGGGCGGTAACTTAGAACGCGTAGTTGAAGTTCGCGCCGTACAGCCAGGCTTTACCTTC from Cedecea neteri encodes:
- the hflC gene encoding protease modulator HflC, which produces MSHSHSHGHHHHHHGHGCGHDRSSAPEGGKKGIWKRITAAAVLVLILLAAASLVQVRSGESLVITRFGKPVRVLLEPGLAWRIPAPFETATVVDLRLRTTSSGLQDVGTRDGLRIIVQSYAVWEVDNTPEHVQRFMRAVQNQPDEAARQIRTYLGSALETTASGFTLSQLVNTDGKQVQLAQFESHLQQQISQPLLQSYGIRLVQMGTERLTLPAVTLNATVDRMRAERETIAIERTAEGKRAAAEIRSAADRDARITEAQASVKAADIEAQAQVQTASIYGKAYASAPQLYSLLRQIDALSGMVNAQTRLVLRTDAKPFSLLVDGPQMDKAADKKP
- the hflK gene encoding protease modulator HflK, which gives rise to MTERQKLEPGGPWTQSIRLAFIAIFVLTLFAAGAWLLSNVRQIPAGSRAVVLRFGAEQRVAEPGLLLAWPAPVNEVVMVPGADRVIEHRVTALLRSPEAQSLDINGGPGNDAVSGSGFLLTGDAGVVQLDISVFYRVRTPTAYVLQGKHVLPLLDRLVERAAVAVCASRDLDTILVARPEMPGNDMNVAQQREQLRSDVQRNIEQNLLRLQQSGSDAGITLERVTVQSALPLATVTAFNAVLTASQQASKAVATAQSDASLTRQKAVQQADQMLQTAQANAQESVAKAQSDTATIAHLASNHDDPDLLGRIYRQRIAEILSRAGSVITVSPQDDAHLILQGVAQKEAAKP
- a CDS encoding heavy metal translocating P-type ATPase, producing the protein MTSSVQAGGALTRQEQKHITRQLLLALIASGALILGLLWRWLAPQQVAVGDLLLGAASLVVAVPVLRHALHSLRYPSLHGLTDQLIALALLGAWATGDLLTAALLPLIMIVGHILEERSVIGSQEAIEALSKLTRSRARRVGADGQLQDIDNHDLEPGDVVEVRAGDHIPADGLVLEGKASLDTAPITGESVPQEVEPGAEVFGGAINLDGLLRIRVTRTGETSTLGRVIALMQSAEQASPPITRLLERHAARYLLLVLMIAASTWFLTQDAQAMLAVLVAACPCALVLSAPASSIAGLTVAARHGILIRGAAFLEELAEINAVVVDKTGTLTHGKLHLQAVGPFGDTDPDMLKTLAASLGATSNHPVSRALSEIVSREAWLPLDNVREHQGLGVSASTPQGEAVLGRRELLATTLADLPDAPEHDGPIVGLALDGRFLGWLLLADSLRGEAATAMAELRELGLNRQLLLTGDRQSVADRIAQQVGIVDVVAGALPADKLEQVKLQIDSGYRPMVIGDGINDSLALKAGVVGVAMGAGGSDIAMSSADIVLIGSDLRRLGTCVRLSRRCRCTLQVNVFIGLGWTLAIVAMAAFGWLGASGAVVAALLHNLSTLLVLGNAGRLLRFEEKLSEQK